The uncultured Roseibium sp. genome contains a region encoding:
- a CDS encoding DUF2336 domain-containing protein, whose protein sequence is MSDALKTELVNFSELSGEAGSARRAELARHVATLFALTSDRCSDEQVDIYDSVLIRLVEMVETEVRRFVAEQMAGLRRGPEETIRRLADDQIEVAEPLLKKSTVLRDADLVRIADASGNSHRLAIAHRDVLSEEVTEVLVRRGDLRVKRRVASNEGAVLSDGAMMTLIGDSASDATLQASLSERGDLAEAHIRSLVSVAGEEVRRRLRSRGESTEVERLDEATEIAAQRMSNQYWLGRYDFETARSRVLLLAKRGMVSEATLRRFASEDRFPEAVAAFAWLVRCGVEEVSHWMVRSDPEPFLITAKASGLSAITVGALLSIGPWRHRLSLDDRSRAMKTFERMTVGDAKRKMAHWNHPVLH, encoded by the coding sequence ATGTCTGATGCGTTGAAAACCGAGCTGGTGAACTTTTCGGAGCTTTCCGGTGAAGCTGGCAGCGCCCGCCGCGCGGAACTGGCACGTCATGTGGCCACCTTGTTCGCGCTGACTTCCGACCGCTGTTCGGATGAACAGGTCGACATTTATGACTCAGTCCTGATCCGCCTTGTCGAAATGGTTGAGACGGAAGTGCGCAGGTTCGTCGCCGAACAGATGGCCGGTCTGCGCCGCGGTCCCGAGGAAACGATCCGCCGGCTCGCCGACGACCAGATTGAGGTTGCGGAACCGCTCCTGAAGAAGTCCACCGTGTTGCGTGACGCCGACCTCGTCCGGATCGCAGATGCCAGCGGCAACAGCCATCGCCTGGCAATTGCCCATCGCGATGTCCTGTCGGAAGAAGTGACAGAGGTTCTCGTTCGCCGAGGCGATCTGCGCGTGAAGCGCAGGGTCGCCAGCAACGAAGGCGCCGTTCTTTCCGATGGCGCAATGATGACCCTGATCGGCGATTCCGCATCCGACGCCACCTTGCAGGCATCCTTGAGCGAACGTGGCGATCTGGCTGAAGCGCATATCCGTTCTCTGGTCTCCGTCGCGGGCGAAGAGGTTCGCCGCCGGCTGCGCTCCCGTGGAGAAAGCACGGAAGTCGAGCGTCTGGACGAAGCAACGGAAATTGCCGCACAGCGCATGTCCAACCAGTATTGGCTCGGCCGTTATGATTTCGAAACCGCCCGCAGCCGCGTCCTGTTGCTGGCCAAGCGCGGCATGGTCTCCGAGGCGACGTTGCGGCGGTTCGCATCCGAGGACAGGTTCCCGGAAGCCGTTGCCGCCTTCGCCTGGCTGGTGCGCTGCGGCGTGGAAGAAGTCAGCCACTGGATGGTCCGCTCCGATCCGGAACCGTTCCTGATCACGGCCAAGGCAAGCGGCCTGTCGGCGATCACGGTCGGTGCCTTGTTGTCGATCGGACCCTGGCGTCATCGCCTGTCCCTGGATGACCGCAGCCGCGCGATGAAGACCTTCGAACGGATGACCGTCGGCGACGCCAAGCGCAAGATGGCTCACTGGAACCATCCGGTCCTGCATTAA